One stretch of Planococcus sp. PAMC 21323 DNA includes these proteins:
- the rpmI gene encoding 50S ribosomal protein L35, protein MPKMKSHSGASKRFKKTGTGKVRRHSSHTSHLFANKSTKQKRKLRKGKLVSSGDLKRIKSLIYNMK, encoded by the coding sequence ATGCCGAAAATGAAAAGCCATAGCGGTGCATCAAAACGTTTCAAAAAAACGGGTACTGGTAAAGTAAGACGCCACAGCTCACACACTAGCCACTTATTCGCAAACAAATCTACAAAGCAAAAGCGTAAACTTCGTAAAGGGAAACTTGTTTCTTCAGGCGACTTGAAACGCATCAAATCATTAATCTATAACATGAAATAA
- the rplT gene encoding 50S ribosomal protein L20, which translates to MPRVKGGTVTRQRRKKVIKLAKGYYGAKHILFKVANQQVMKSGNYAYRDRRNKKRDFRRLWITRINAAARMNEISYSRLMHGLKVAGIDINRKMLAEIAVSDAAAFTALVDQAKKAVTK; encoded by the coding sequence ATGCCACGCGTAAAAGGTGGAACAGTGACGCGTCAGCGTCGTAAAAAGGTCATTAAATTAGCAAAAGGTTATTATGGTGCAAAGCACATCCTTTTCAAAGTAGCAAACCAACAGGTAATGAAGTCAGGTAACTATGCTTACCGTGACCGTCGTAACAAAAAACGTGATTTCCGTAGACTTTGGATCACACGTATCAACGCAGCAGCTCGTATGAACGAAATTTCATACAGCCGCCTTATGCACGGATTAAAAGTTGCTGGTATCGACATCAACCGTAAAATGCTAGCTGAAATCGCTGTATCTGATGCAGCTGCATTCACAGCATTGGTTGACCAAGCGAAAAAAGCAGTAACTAAGTAA
- a CDS encoding DUF1294 domain-containing protein, whose translation MFLIIFVYMAILTVMAFVMMKIDKHQAQNRGQRIPEKNLWTVAIFGGGIGAYLGMMAFRHKTKHTNFRIGFLVLALLDGAFLIWSYQNFL comes from the coding sequence ATGTTTTTGATTATCTTTGTATATATGGCAATCTTGACAGTCATGGCTTTTGTTATGATGAAAATCGATAAACACCAAGCGCAAAACCGTGGTCAACGAATCCCTGAGAAAAACTTATGGACAGTCGCCATATTCGGTGGCGGAATTGGTGCGTATCTTGGCATGATGGCATTTCGTCATAAAACAAAACACACCAATTTTCGCATCGGATTTTTAGTATTAGCTCTACTCGATGGTGCATTTTTAATTTGGAGTTATCAAAACTTCTTATAA
- a CDS encoding dUTP diphosphatase encodes MKLQELFKMQEELDRFIQSNQNINEDVFRKKGLALLVELAELANETRCFKFWSTKGASERSVILEEYVDSIHFLLSLGIEKNLDTLENWPDPIAEKELTELFLRTQKAIQEFLENYSMSNYMEVWSCYGGLARALEFNYEEVLDAYIQKNKTNYNRQHDGY; translated from the coding sequence ATGAAATTACAAGAATTGTTCAAAATGCAGGAAGAACTCGATCGTTTTATTCAATCAAATCAGAATATCAATGAAGATGTATTTCGCAAGAAAGGTTTAGCTTTATTAGTAGAGCTAGCAGAACTGGCAAATGAAACACGCTGCTTTAAATTTTGGAGCACTAAAGGCGCGTCAGAACGATCTGTCATACTAGAAGAGTATGTGGATTCTATCCATTTCTTATTGTCGCTCGGCATTGAAAAAAACTTGGACACGTTGGAAAATTGGCCAGACCCAATAGCAGAAAAAGAGCTTACGGAATTATTTCTCCGCACGCAAAAAGCCATTCAAGAATTTCTTGAAAATTACTCAATGTCTAATTACATGGAAGTATGGAGTTGTTACGGCGGATTAGCACGTGCGCTTGAATTTAATTATGAAGAAGTGCTTGATGCGTATATTCAAAAAAACAAAACCAATTACAATCGTCAACATGATGGGTACTAA